One window of Mangrovibacterium diazotrophicum genomic DNA carries:
- a CDS encoding class I SAM-dependent methyltransferase: MVRFEDLNVGTEQTVACRQLGLTERALVAFVKAIPLCNQRFKIRYFQAFLDFLDILSLGLIEKNGLVQSLKDGMPRKQEERITRLFLSMLEAYGLIELREESYVFQNPYSSLAENDFQQIVESVDQPQKSNSELPEFLLQKLNNYRIVNKLILLYRNPEHQVVGIPSEKHWRSLIAGQQLDYEIRLAETLKHLWQLELPKKIHSALDDSYYTESGRNAFRNFTKNRFLTCVDHIDSRNPIREVLDIGCGYGNYMDALSRHLPEVQICGVELQEKVYRETEERFAGNDRVSVLNSNVFDVKPGKPVDLVLMNYVLFYFSNEQKERLFTKLHEVLSDTGSILICQYYAGIEDLKDQLKQHQGDAGLAKRVAAFYGDKILYANSLWNEASDAFVQAEIWDEFLQLLNKTGFRVEALTHADPFYYSLFVEIKKV, translated from the coding sequence ATGGTTCGATTTGAAGATTTGAATGTGGGTACTGAGCAGACTGTTGCGTGTCGGCAGTTGGGGCTGACTGAAAGAGCCTTAGTTGCATTCGTAAAAGCTATTCCGTTATGCAATCAGCGATTTAAGATTAGATATTTTCAAGCTTTTCTCGATTTCCTGGATATCCTATCATTGGGGTTGATTGAAAAGAATGGATTGGTTCAATCGCTAAAAGACGGGATGCCCCGAAAGCAGGAAGAACGGATTACCCGTTTATTTTTGTCGATGCTGGAAGCTTACGGTTTGATTGAACTAAGAGAAGAGTCTTATGTGTTTCAAAATCCATATTCTTCGCTAGCAGAAAATGATTTTCAGCAAATTGTGGAGAGCGTTGATCAACCTCAAAAATCCAATTCAGAGTTACCTGAATTTCTTCTACAAAAACTGAATAACTATCGAATCGTAAACAAGCTGATTCTGTTATACCGGAATCCAGAGCATCAGGTTGTCGGGATTCCGTCGGAGAAACATTGGCGAAGCCTGATTGCCGGACAGCAGCTGGATTACGAGATTCGCCTGGCAGAGACCCTGAAGCATTTGTGGCAATTGGAACTCCCGAAAAAGATTCATTCCGCTTTAGACGATAGCTATTATACCGAGTCCGGTCGTAATGCATTCAGGAATTTCACCAAAAACCGTTTCCTGACTTGTGTCGATCATATCGATTCGAGAAACCCGATTCGTGAAGTGCTGGATATTGGTTGTGGCTATGGTAATTATATGGACGCACTGAGCCGGCATTTGCCTGAAGTGCAGATTTGCGGCGTTGAGTTGCAGGAGAAAGTCTATCGTGAAACAGAAGAGCGATTTGCAGGCAATGACCGGGTATCTGTTCTAAACAGCAATGTTTTTGATGTGAAGCCTGGCAAGCCGGTCGACCTGGTACTGATGAATTACGTGCTTTTCTATTTCAGCAATGAGCAGAAGGAGCGGCTTTTTACCAAGCTGCACGAGGTGTTGAGTGATACCGGCTCGATCCTGATTTGCCAATATTATGCCGGAATCGAAGATTTGAAAGATCAGCTGAAACAGCACCAAGGTGATGCCGGATTGGCGAAGCGGGTGGCTGCGTTTTACGGCGACAAAATTCTTTATGCGAACTCGCTTTGGAATGAAGCATCGGATGCTTTTGTGCAAGCTGAAATTTGGGATGAATTTTTGCAGTTATTGAACAAAACTGGTTTCAGGGTGGAGGCGCTTACCCATGCTGATCCGTTTTATTATTCGCTGTTTGTCGAGATCAAAAAAGTATAA